One part of the Desulfonema ishimotonii genome encodes these proteins:
- a CDS encoding hybrid sensor histidine kinase/response regulator, which produces MSRKARILVVDDAPSVLAAIREMLSPDYHVKTAASGEEALNLLGHFKPDLVLLDITMKGISGYEVCQQIKSEQTSGFIKIIMVSAKTALEERLKGYNVGADDYIVKPFRPEELLAKVRVFLRLKQVEDQLHTLNLTLNEQVRLRTEQLNNAEKMAAIGRSAAGIVHNLNNPLQIIMGNAELLTLRHPEDPMIMSLRKAAGQMKKIIGTILSTSYRESSTEYTRIDLNEVLVNQIELLRADPFFKHEVTTETDLRPLPPKRGIYAHFSQSFSNLIRNAVEAMHTGEVRTLSVTSALEADAICIRISDTGHGIPARYLDKIFNPFFTTKPLTATDGSPTGTGLGLASAKEMIESYGGKLRVKSVPGRGTTFTVHLPVT; this is translated from the coding sequence ATGTCCCGTAAAGCCCGAATTCTGGTTGTCGATGATGCCCCTTCTGTTCTGGCAGCTATCCGGGAGATGCTTTCCCCGGACTATCATGTGAAGACAGCCGCAAGCGGCGAGGAGGCGCTCAACCTTCTCGGACATTTCAAACCGGATCTGGTGCTTCTGGATATCACAATGAAGGGCATCAGCGGCTATGAGGTCTGTCAGCAGATTAAATCAGAACAGACATCAGGCTTTATCAAGATCATCATGGTCTCCGCAAAGACGGCGCTGGAGGAGCGGCTGAAAGGATACAACGTTGGCGCCGACGATTATATCGTCAAGCCGTTCAGGCCCGAAGAGCTTCTGGCAAAAGTCCGGGTGTTCCTCCGTCTGAAACAGGTCGAAGATCAGCTTCACACCCTGAACCTGACCCTGAATGAACAGGTGCGGCTGCGCACCGAACAATTGAACAATGCCGAAAAAATGGCGGCTATCGGCAGGTCGGCTGCGGGGATCGTCCACAACCTGAACAACCCTCTCCAGATTATCATGGGCAATGCGGAGCTGCTGACCCTCCGGCACCCCGAAGATCCGATGATTATGAGCCTCAGAAAGGCGGCGGGCCAGATGAAAAAAATTATCGGCACAATTCTGAGTACCAGCTACCGGGAGAGCAGCACCGAATATACCCGCATCGACCTGAACGAGGTGCTGGTCAACCAGATCGAACTGCTCAGGGCTGACCCCTTTTTCAAGCATGAAGTGACAACTGAGACAGATCTGAGGCCGCTGCCGCCGAAACGGGGAATTTATGCCCACTTCAGCCAGAGCTTCTCCAATCTGATCAGAAATGCCGTGGAGGCCATGCACACCGGCGAGGTCAGAACGCTGTCCGTTACCAGCGCCCTGGAAGCGGATGCCATCTGCATCAGGATTTCCGATACCGGGCACGGAATCCCCGCCCGGTATCTGGATAAGATCTTCAACCCGTTCTTCACCACAAAACCCCTGACCGCGACGGACGGCAGCCCTACCGGCACAGGACTGGGGCTGGCTTCCGCCAAAGAGATGATCGAGTCCTATGGCGGAAAGCTCCGGGTGAAATCTGTTCCCGGCAGGGGGACGACCTTTACGGTGCATCTGCCCGTTACCTGA
- a CDS encoding chemotaxis protein CheA codes for MNAPLSPAEMYRHEADELLNDIEDALLDLEQAPGDTACINRLFRAVHTIKGSGAMFGFDRVADFAHHVETVLGHVREGRIGVSTRLIDLILAARDRIRAMLRPASDRLPDDGGTERLIAAFDALLPVSADKPPPADVFADSGETTWRIRFCPAADVAELVDPALILNELRKLGRCVITACLNRVPPLLQLNPFHCYIDWEIILTTAAELNAIRDVFIFVETGSRIDIEPMSAPLSPEKERRIVSDIPDSGRPTDVPETESGAAAPAPSGDSARQTPSAASGMVRIPSEKLDRLIDLVGELVITQSHLSRILATEGEPEKRKGFALAAALATPVESLSQLTDDLKNCALDMRMVPISTLFGKFRRLVRDLAGQLGKEVALITEGEKTTLDKSLIEHLGDPLVHLIRNSISHGIRRPDERERSGKPRQGTIRLGADHRGGRIIVTIEDDGVGMDPEAIRAKASERGIIAPDAPLSDPEIYALIFRPGFSTTRQVSQISGRGVGMDVVKRKIESLGGTVRIENRKGEYLRVILNLPLTLAIIEGLLVRVGDTQFVIPLAHIAECAELPPGQMPEGGITITRMRGKPLPVIRLDALFHIPSRISEPGNLIVVRGESFPAGLMVDELRGHIQAVVKSLGKYFQSADGISGATITGEGRVALILDIPGMLRLAQRQKMTGGNSAH; via the coding sequence ATGAACGCCCCCCTCAGCCCTGCCGAGATGTACCGCCATGAGGCCGATGAACTGCTGAACGATATTGAAGACGCCCTGCTGGATCTGGAACAGGCCCCCGGGGACACGGCATGCATCAACCGCCTGTTCCGGGCCGTCCACACCATCAAGGGGTCCGGGGCCATGTTCGGGTTTGACCGGGTCGCCGATTTTGCCCATCATGTGGAAACCGTTCTCGGCCACGTCCGGGAGGGGCGGATCGGGGTGAGTACCCGCCTGATTGACCTGATACTCGCAGCAAGGGACCGCATCAGGGCCATGCTCCGCCCGGCATCTGACAGGCTGCCTGACGACGGGGGCACAGAACGTCTGATTGCCGCCTTTGATGCGCTTCTCCCCGTCTCTGCGGACAAACCGCCCCCGGCAGATGTGTTTGCCGATAGCGGCGAAACCACTTGGCGTATCCGATTCTGTCCTGCGGCAGATGTGGCGGAACTCGTCGATCCCGCCCTGATTCTGAACGAACTCCGGAAGCTGGGCCGGTGTGTTATAACGGCCTGCCTGAACCGGGTGCCGCCGCTACTTCAGCTCAATCCTTTCCATTGTTATATTGACTGGGAAATCATCCTGACAACGGCTGCGGAGCTCAACGCCATCCGGGACGTATTTATCTTCGTTGAAACCGGGAGCCGCATCGACATTGAGCCGATGTCCGCCCCCCTTTCCCCTGAAAAAGAGCGCCGTATCGTGTCTGATATCCCGGATTCCGGGAGGCCGACTGATGTGCCGGAGACGGAATCGGGCGCCGCCGCCCCCGCACCTTCGGGAGATTCCGCCCGGCAGACCCCATCTGCCGCATCCGGCATGGTCCGCATCCCGTCTGAAAAGCTGGATCGCCTCATCGACCTTGTGGGAGAGCTGGTCATCACCCAGTCCCACCTCTCCCGGATACTGGCAACGGAAGGCGAACCTGAAAAGAGAAAGGGGTTCGCCCTGGCCGCTGCCCTGGCGACCCCGGTCGAATCCCTTTCGCAGCTGACCGATGATCTGAAAAACTGCGCCCTCGACATGCGCATGGTGCCCATCAGCACGCTCTTCGGCAAATTCAGACGTCTGGTCCGGGATCTCGCCGGCCAGCTGGGAAAAGAGGTGGCGCTGATCACCGAAGGGGAGAAGACCACGCTGGATAAAAGCCTCATTGAACACCTGGGCGACCCCCTTGTCCACCTGATCCGCAACAGCATCTCTCATGGCATCCGTCGGCCGGACGAGCGTGAACGGTCGGGGAAGCCCCGCCAGGGAACGATTCGTCTGGGTGCGGACCACAGGGGCGGGCGTATCATCGTTACCATTGAGGATGACGGCGTCGGCATGGACCCGGAAGCGATCCGGGCAAAGGCGTCGGAGCGGGGCATTATCGCACCGGATGCCCCCCTTTCGGACCCTGAGATTTACGCGCTGATTTTCCGTCCCGGCTTCTCCACCACCCGGCAGGTCAGCCAGATATCCGGCAGAGGCGTCGGGATGGATGTGGTGAAACGCAAGATCGAGTCCCTGGGCGGAACGGTTCGGATCGAGAACCGGAAGGGAGAATATCTTCGCGTCATCCTGAATCTGCCCCTGACCCTGGCGATTATAGAGGGGCTGCTGGTCCGGGTCGGCGATACGCAGTTTGTGATCCCCCTGGCCCACATTGCGGAGTGTGCGGAGCTGCCTCCGGGCCAGATGCCGGAAGGGGGCATCACGATCACCCGGATGCGGGGAAAGCCGCTGCCCGTCATCCGGCTGGACGCGCTTTTCCATATCCCGTCCCGAATATCCGAACCGGGAAACCTGATCGTTGTCCGGGGCGAAAGTTTTCCGGCAGGGCTGATGGTGGACGAACTGCGCGGCCATATCCAGGCCGTTGTCAAATCCCTGGGGAAATATTTTCAATCTGCCGACGGGATTTCCGGCGCCACCATCACAGGGGAGGGCCGGGTTGCCCTGATCCTCGATATACCGGGTATGCTCCGGCTTGCACAACGTCAGAAAATGACCGGCGGGAATTCCGCCCACTGA
- a CDS encoding methyl-accepting chemotaxis protein: protein MMLRKLRKSLPLKIICLVACCLLLLAVAIIGYSANAMRRGAENARTEAIRGAQQYAAAIAEKHASAIRLRLESGFGAARILAQMFSGIRSGDDLSLSREAANAVMKNILSRHPDFIGIWTCWEPDAFDGKDAAFAGSAGHDRTGRFIPYWNRGTDGSRVVIEPLEKYETPGEGDYYLLARNSRKPQILAPYIYSVQGIPTLMTSLSVPVVAGETVYGVAGVDIPLNALQPMTDDTEALYGGAGGVTILSYNGTIVATTGKPELSGKPLEKLGGTHADTDRYNIRAGKAVSRMGDQALEVLTPLRFSQAETPWAVRIAIPVGKITADADRQMIEAWQGIWKMISISIGFTVLVLIALGFVTLTITRPVKALGRIANAVAEGNFSEEIAIRQQDEIGLLADSFRRMKGAIDRVMDEIQEMAGAIRQGRLDVRGNADGFSGSWRELVVGLNTIIDEMVAPIKMTAASLDRVASGDIPEEIADTYQGDFDEIRNNLNAMIANLSRFALSVQNTAGHVAAGSEQLSNSAEMISQGTAQQAAGIEEISSSMEEMSSTVSQNADNAQQTAAIAMKTAQDADAGGRAVDETILAMESISEKIGIIEEIARQTNMLALNAAIEAARAGEHGKGFAVVAAEVRKLAERSQNAAKAINALSISNMEIVGNAGRLLKNMVSSVRKTSELVQEISMSSREQAGGISQVNEAIQQLDKAIQQNAASTEEMASTSREFSAHAEKMFRAASFFRVSPALKQKLISDRRSDAFSSGDGIPEIPESRQALGAKIPAAGILDMDETDLNDFETYFSERDEK from the coding sequence ATGATGTTGCGAAAATTACGAAAAAGCCTGCCATTGAAAATTATCTGCCTGGTTGCCTGCTGCCTGCTGTTGCTGGCGGTGGCAATTATCGGCTATTCCGCCAATGCCATGAGGCGTGGCGCGGAAAATGCCCGAACCGAAGCCATCAGAGGCGCGCAGCAATATGCCGCCGCCATTGCGGAAAAACACGCCAGCGCCATCCGGCTCCGGCTTGAAAGCGGCTTCGGAGCCGCCCGGATTCTGGCACAGATGTTCTCCGGCATCAGGTCGGGGGACGACCTTTCCCTGAGCCGTGAGGCGGCCAACGCCGTTATGAAAAACATCCTGTCCCGGCACCCGGATTTCATCGGTATCTGGACCTGCTGGGAACCGGACGCCTTTGACGGAAAGGACGCCGCCTTTGCCGGGAGCGCCGGGCACGACCGAACCGGTCGGTTTATCCCCTACTGGAATCGCGGTACGGACGGCAGCAGGGTTGTGATCGAACCGCTGGAGAAATATGAGACCCCCGGAGAGGGCGACTACTATCTGTTGGCCCGGAACAGCCGCAAACCGCAAATTCTCGCTCCTTACATCTATTCCGTACAGGGCATTCCGACCCTGATGACCTCACTGTCCGTGCCTGTTGTCGCAGGCGAGACCGTGTACGGGGTGGCCGGTGTCGATATTCCGCTCAATGCCCTGCAGCCGATGACGGATGATACGGAAGCTCTTTACGGGGGTGCCGGCGGGGTTACGATACTCAGCTATAACGGCACAATCGTTGCCACGACCGGAAAACCCGAACTTTCGGGAAAACCCCTGGAAAAACTCGGCGGGACTCATGCCGACACGGACCGGTACAACATCCGGGCCGGAAAGGCCGTCTCCCGCATGGGGGATCAGGCACTGGAGGTGCTGACCCCGCTGCGGTTCAGCCAGGCCGAAACGCCCTGGGCCGTCAGGATCGCGATTCCGGTGGGGAAAATCACTGCCGATGCCGACCGGCAAATGATTGAGGCCTGGCAGGGCATATGGAAGATGATCAGCATCAGTATCGGCTTTACTGTGCTGGTGCTGATTGCTCTGGGATTTGTCACCCTGACCATTACGCGGCCTGTCAAAGCCCTGGGCCGTATCGCCAATGCCGTTGCCGAGGGAAATTTCAGCGAAGAAATCGCCATCCGTCAGCAGGATGAAATCGGCCTTCTGGCAGACAGCTTTCGCCGTATGAAGGGGGCCATTGACCGGGTGATGGACGAAATACAGGAAATGGCCGGGGCTATCCGGCAGGGACGGCTTGACGTCCGGGGGAACGCCGACGGATTCTCCGGAAGCTGGCGGGAGCTGGTCGTCGGCCTCAACACCATCATTGACGAGATGGTTGCGCCCATAAAGATGACCGCAGCCTCTCTGGACCGCGTTGCCAGCGGTGACATACCGGAGGAGATTGCGGACACGTACCAGGGGGATTTCGACGAAATCCGGAACAACCTGAACGCCATGATCGCCAATCTCAGCCGCTTTGCCCTGTCGGTTCAGAACACGGCAGGCCATGTTGCCGCAGGCAGTGAACAGCTCAGCAACAGTGCGGAAATGATCTCCCAGGGCACTGCCCAGCAGGCGGCTGGCATCGAGGAGATTTCCAGTTCTATGGAGGAGATGAGCAGCACTGTCAGCCAAAACGCTGATAATGCCCAGCAAACGGCAGCCATCGCCATGAAAACAGCCCAGGATGCCGATGCCGGAGGACGGGCGGTGGATGAAACTATTCTTGCAATGGAGAGCATTTCGGAAAAAATCGGCATTATTGAGGAAATCGCCCGGCAGACCAATATGCTGGCCCTCAACGCGGCCATTGAGGCGGCCCGCGCCGGTGAACACGGCAAGGGGTTTGCGGTGGTCGCGGCAGAGGTCCGCAAGCTGGCCGAGCGAAGCCAGAACGCGGCCAAGGCCATCAACGCGCTTTCAATCTCCAACATGGAGATTGTGGGCAATGCGGGCAGGCTCCTGAAAAATATGGTGTCCAGCGTCCGGAAAACCTCGGAGCTGGTTCAGGAAATCAGCATGTCAAGCCGGGAACAGGCCGGGGGAATATCCCAGGTCAACGAGGCGATTCAGCAGCTGGACAAGGCGATTCAGCAGAACGCGGCCTCTACCGAGGAGATGGCCTCCACCAGCCGTGAGTTCTCGGCCCATGCGGAAAAGATGTTCCGTGCCGCGTCGTTTTTCAGGGTTTCGCCCGCGCTGAAGCAGAAGCTCATATCAGACCGCCGGAGTGACGCATTCTCTTCCGGGGACGGGATTCCCGAAATTCCGGAATCCCGTCAGGCCCTGGGCGCGAAAATACCGGCAGCGGGTATCCTGGATATGGATGAGACCGACCTGAACGATTTTGAAACCTATTTCTCCGAAAGGGATGAAAAATAA
- the recQ gene encoding DNA helicase RecQ, which yields MIEKARSLLKDVFGYDHFRPLQAEVIANLLRRNDTLVIMPTGGGKSLCYQIPALIFEGLTVVVSPLISLMKDQVGQLTELGIPAVVLNSSLSAQAYRHNVQQVRENRVRLLYMAPETLLRPGTLNMLAATPPACLSIDEAHCISQWGHDFRPEYRRLTEVRERFPQAACLALTATATPRVRQDIAECLRFSPDNAFISSFDRKNLLIRMVPKRQPFQQTIEFLKKFPDQSGIIYCLTRRQVDELHAALKELGFSVRPYHAGLNEAERSENQERFIRDDIQIIVATVAFGMGIDKPNIRFVLHYDLPKNIEGYYQEIGRAGRDGLPAECLLLFRYGDTRKIRYFIDQKEEPERQVAYRHLNALVDLAETGQCRRIPLLAYFGETFGAEKCDMCDNCLGEGAKTTDLTIPVQKFLSCVRRTGEIFGAAYVTDVLRGSRSQKITGFGHQNLSTYGIGKDLSKAQWQQVARLCLRQKLMVRDPQYGSLKLTPKAWAVFRGKEKVSGRLRDDEVRVRAEPPAHDSALFEILRDRRKALADAADVPPYAVFPDKTLIEMASFFPRSPERLMQIHGVGRVKHERYGAIFLEIIDRYCREKNIKEKANPRSKSAEVSPISGWKQRHEIIGEAFVYGRSVSDLMGKFNIKRGTVIDHLCRYVQKSGYTLSPERLAAEVTVSASRQKQAAEAFERLGADLLKPVFEELGGDVTYEDLKLLRLCYLMG from the coding sequence ATGATTGAGAAGGCCAGATCGCTTTTAAAGGATGTCTTCGGGTATGATCACTTCAGGCCCCTTCAGGCCGAGGTGATCGCCAACCTCCTCCGGAGAAATGACACGCTGGTGATTATGCCCACGGGCGGCGGCAAATCCCTCTGCTACCAGATTCCGGCCCTCATATTTGAGGGGCTGACCGTTGTGGTCTCGCCGCTCATCTCCCTGATGAAGGACCAGGTGGGCCAGCTCACCGAACTGGGAATACCGGCGGTGGTGCTGAACAGCAGCCTTTCGGCCCAGGCGTACCGCCACAATGTTCAGCAGGTCCGGGAAAACCGGGTCCGCCTCCTCTATATGGCCCCGGAAACCCTGCTCCGCCCCGGAACCCTCAACATGCTCGCCGCCACCCCCCCGGCCTGTCTGTCCATTGACGAGGCCCACTGTATTTCCCAGTGGGGCCACGATTTCCGGCCCGAATACCGGCGACTGACCGAGGTCCGGGAGCGGTTCCCGCAGGCGGCCTGTCTCGCCCTGACCGCAACGGCCACGCCCAGGGTCCGGCAGGACATCGCGGAGTGCCTCCGGTTCAGCCCGGACAACGCCTTTATCAGCAGTTTCGACCGGAAAAACCTGCTGATCCGCATGGTTCCCAAGCGCCAGCCCTTTCAGCAGACCATCGAATTCCTGAAAAAATTCCCCGATCAGTCCGGCATTATCTACTGCCTCACCCGGCGGCAGGTGGATGAGCTTCATGCGGCCCTGAAGGAGCTGGGCTTTTCCGTCCGGCCCTATCATGCCGGGCTGAACGAGGCCGAGCGGAGCGAAAATCAGGAGCGGTTTATCCGGGATGACATTCAGATCATCGTGGCCACCGTGGCCTTTGGCATGGGGATCGACAAGCCCAACATCCGCTTTGTGCTTCACTACGACCTGCCCAAGAATATCGAAGGCTATTATCAGGAGATCGGGCGGGCCGGCCGGGACGGGCTGCCGGCCGAGTGCCTGCTGCTCTTCAGGTACGGGGACACGCGCAAAATCCGGTATTTCATTGATCAGAAAGAGGAGCCGGAACGCCAGGTGGCCTACCGCCACCTGAACGCCCTGGTTGACCTGGCGGAAACCGGCCAGTGCCGCCGGATTCCCCTGCTGGCCTATTTCGGGGAAACCTTTGGCGCTGAAAAGTGTGATATGTGCGACAACTGCCTTGGCGAGGGGGCGAAGACGACCGACCTGACCATTCCGGTCCAGAAATTTCTGTCCTGTGTCCGGCGAACCGGCGAGATCTTCGGGGCCGCCTATGTCACGGACGTGCTGCGCGGTTCCCGCTCGCAGAAAATCACCGGCTTCGGCCATCAGAACCTCTCCACATACGGCATCGGCAAAGACCTTTCAAAGGCCCAGTGGCAGCAGGTGGCCCGGCTCTGTCTGCGGCAGAAGCTCATGGTCCGGGACCCGCAGTACGGCAGCCTGAAGCTGACGCCCAAGGCCTGGGCCGTGTTCCGGGGGAAGGAGAAGGTGTCTGGGCGGCTGCGGGACGATGAGGTTCGCGTCCGTGCCGAGCCCCCGGCCCACGACTCGGCGCTGTTTGAGATCCTGCGGGACCGGCGGAAGGCCCTGGCGGATGCGGCAGATGTGCCGCCCTATGCGGTTTTCCCGGACAAAACCCTGATTGAAATGGCCAGCTTTTTCCCCCGGTCGCCGGAACGTCTGATGCAGATTCACGGGGTCGGGCGGGTGAAACACGAACGGTACGGGGCGATATTTCTGGAGATCATCGACCGGTATTGCCGCGAGAAAAATATCAAAGAGAAGGCCAATCCCCGGTCAAAGTCCGCTGAGGTTTCGCCGATTTCGGGGTGGAAACAACGCCATGAAATCATTGGGGAGGCTTTTGTCTATGGCCGGTCGGTTTCGGACCTCATGGGGAAGTTCAACATTAAGAGAGGCACGGTGATTGACCACCTGTGCCGCTATGTGCAAAAGAGCGGTTACACCCTTTCGCCTGAAAGGCTTGCTGCGGAGGTCACCGTTTCGGCCTCCCGGCAGAAGCAGGCTGCCGAGGCCTTTGAGCGGCTGGGGGCCGATCTTTTAAAGCCCGTCTTTGAAGAGCTTGGCGGGGACGTCACCTACGAGGATCTGAAACTCCTCAGATTGTGTTATTTGATGGGATAA
- a CDS encoding site-specific DNA-methyltransferase yields MMITDEARKKLFKKYEKLIAVNPDLNRRLVSFQANKQVPLYRWFKYKEGFSSKLVRYFMTKYHPTAGHILDPFAGAGTTLFSAINPEKDLFSTDCPSWSSTGIELMPVGKFAIEARLAAERIDRKRFHQQMEVFGRSFDEFRDTSSRIKHIAITQNAFTGKTEENLNRYLNYFGEAISAKLRQIAGDLRGDNRNESGHDGKLTVISGSSLEALPKLADGSFDFIMTSPPYCNRYDYTRTYALELVFLGHDDADVKRLRQELLSCTVENKEKDHKLKEIYNKIGRRSDYDHVMSVYMACEAMQEVNSILGELNAHKKLNNSNIPRMVRNYFLEMCFCIFEMARILKNNGFVVMVNDNVRYGGEEIPVDLILSSFAESFGLRLKKIWILATGKGNSSQQMGNHGKSELRKCIYVWEKI; encoded by the coding sequence ATGATGATAACTGATGAAGCCAGAAAAAAATTGTTCAAAAAATATGAAAAACTGATTGCCGTCAATCCGGATCTGAATCGGCGGCTTGTCAGTTTTCAGGCGAATAAACAGGTGCCGCTTTACCGGTGGTTTAAATATAAAGAGGGATTTTCGTCAAAACTGGTCCGCTATTTTATGACAAAATATCATCCCACAGCTGGCCATATACTCGATCCGTTTGCCGGTGCGGGCACAACCTTATTTTCAGCCATAAATCCCGAAAAAGATCTGTTTTCAACGGATTGTCCAAGCTGGTCTTCGACAGGTATTGAACTTATGCCGGTCGGGAAATTTGCAATTGAGGCCCGGCTGGCCGCAGAGCGCATTGACCGGAAACGCTTTCATCAGCAGATGGAAGTGTTCGGGCGCTCGTTTGACGAATTCAGGGATACGTCTTCGAGAATAAAACATATTGCCATCACACAGAATGCGTTCACCGGGAAAACTGAAGAGAATCTGAATCGTTATCTAAACTATTTCGGAGAGGCGATCAGTGCAAAGCTAAGACAAATTGCAGGGGATCTGAGAGGAGACAATCGAAATGAATCCGGCCATGACGGAAAACTGACGGTCATTTCAGGTTCTTCGCTTGAAGCGTTGCCGAAGCTTGCCGACGGTTCCTTTGACTTCATAATGACCTCACCGCCGTATTGCAACCGGTATGATTACACCAGAACATATGCGCTTGAACTTGTTTTTCTGGGTCATGACGATGCGGATGTAAAAAGGCTCCGGCAGGAATTGCTGTCCTGCACTGTGGAAAACAAAGAAAAAGATCATAAGCTGAAAGAAATTTACAATAAGATCGGGAGGCGCTCGGATTATGACCATGTGATGTCAGTTTATATGGCATGTGAGGCCATGCAGGAGGTAAATTCTATCCTGGGCGAACTGAACGCACATAAAAAACTTAATAATTCCAATATTCCCCGCATGGTGCGAAACTATTTTCTGGAGATGTGCTTTTGTATTTTTGAAATGGCAAGGATATTAAAAAACAACGGGTTTGTGGTGATGGTTAATGATAATGTGAGATACGGCGGAGAAGAAATTCCGGTAGATCTGATCCTGTCCTCTTTTGCGGAATCCTTTGGTTTGCGTCTTAAAAAAATATGGATACTGGCAACGGGAAAGGGCAACAGCAGCCAGCAGATGGGAAATCATGGAAAATCAGAACTGCGGAAGTGCATTTATGTGTGGGAAAAGATCTGA
- a CDS encoding XcyI family restriction endonuclease has product MGKDLMAKNKNPLLLEAHRINYRLRSTFFFRRIHEYQTFDILEDIHKLIPYADNFNWQNRKKWKIAEDAYAVVEHNELALIQVFCHPRVIRGNPKLIAYYRNISVISQKAVKYLTGIDTKKIEDGTLSDLSEPHAFSLAELFNEHISLIIESAFGKLREAELQGLLLASTGAQIDGSWRNGIGDEAKKAVQRILIREAIRRDIFCALIRRNDNELIPLENGRIEKALKNIRLFKGAMLSTQREILFSSEPDISILDHDGATLLVIEVKGGTDPAGALERYGAAKKSLEASLRHNKKVRTCVIASCITPEVGDRMKKDRTISRYFNLTEVISHETRRNRFLNYVFSFIQKG; this is encoded by the coding sequence GTGGGAAAAGATCTGATGGCAAAAAATAAAAATCCCCTGCTACTGGAAGCGCACCGCATCAATTATCGCTTGCGATCAACCTTTTTTTTCCGCCGGATTCATGAATATCAGACATTTGATATTTTAGAGGATATTCACAAACTGATTCCATATGCCGATAATTTTAACTGGCAAAACCGCAAAAAATGGAAAATCGCAGAAGATGCCTATGCAGTTGTTGAACACAATGAACTGGCGTTGATACAGGTTTTTTGTCATCCGAGAGTGATTCGGGGAAACCCGAAATTAATTGCATACTACCGGAATATATCTGTCATATCACAAAAAGCCGTCAAATATTTAACCGGAATTGATACCAAAAAAATAGAAGATGGTACTCTCTCTGACCTTTCGGAACCTCATGCTTTTTCACTGGCCGAATTGTTTAATGAGCATATTTCGCTAATCATTGAAAGCGCGTTTGGGAAATTGAGAGAGGCGGAACTTCAGGGACTGTTACTTGCTTCAACCGGCGCCCAAATTGATGGCTCGTGGCGGAATGGCATCGGGGATGAAGCCAAAAAGGCGGTCCAACGCATATTGATCCGGGAGGCCATCCGGCGTGATATTTTCTGTGCCCTCATCAGAAGAAATGACAACGAACTAATCCCGCTGGAAAACGGAAGGATCGAAAAAGCCTTGAAAAATATCAGATTGTTCAAAGGCGCAATGCTTTCAACTCAGCGGGAGATTCTCTTTTCAAGCGAACCGGATATTTCCATATTGGACCATGACGGGGCGACTCTTCTGGTAATCGAAGTCAAGGGGGGCACCGACCCTGCCGGGGCGCTGGAACGATACGGCGCAGCCAAAAAGTCCCTGGAAGCATCATTGCGGCACAACAAAAAAGTCAGAACCTGTGTCATCGCGTCATGTATTACGCCGGAAGTCGGGGACCGGATGAAAAAAGACAGGACCATCTCAAGATACTTTAACCTGAC